The Bremerella cremea sequence CAATGGGATGCCACATCCAGGGCACTGCTTAACTCGCGCGATCAAAGATGTCTTCCCCCGTTATCGCACCATGCGGGGTTATTACTGCGAACGCAAAGCGGGCTGGGATACGCACGGCCTACCAGTGGAAGTGGAAGTCTGCAAAGAACTCGGCATCCACTCGAAGGAAGAAATCGAAAACTACGGCGTCGAACCGTTCATCCACAAATGCCAGGCCAGCGTCTGGCGTTACATGCAAGAGTGGGAACGTTTAACCCAACGCCTCGGCTTCTGGGTCAACCTGGAAGAAGCCTACGTTACCTACCACAAAAGCTATGTCGAAAGTGTCTGGTGGTCGCTAAAGAATCTGTACGATCGCGGGTTGCTGTATCAAGGCCATAAGATCGTCTGGTGGTGGGCTCAGGGTGGCACGGCGCTGAGCAGTGGCGAAGTGGGGCAAGGTTACCGCAAAGTGGCCGACCCCAGCGTGTATGTCCGATTCCCACTTGTGGATGAAGAAGATACCTCCCTGCTCGTTTGGACAACCACGCCTTGGACGCTGCCGAGCAATCAGTTCGCGGCCGTTCACCCCGAGTTGACTTATGCGACCGTCCAAGACGAAGAATCTGGCGAGAAGCTGATTGTCGCCGAAGCTTTGGTTGAAACGATCGCCGCCAAGGCCAAGCACAACTGGAAGGTGATCGAAACCCAAAAAGGGGAAGCCCTGCTGGGCAAGCGGTATCGCCCACCATTCGATTACTACTACAAAGACCTCGGCAACACGCTAGGTACACTCAAAACCGGCGAGAAGCAGCATATCGCCTGGCGAGTTGTTGCCGCTGACTTTGTCACCATCGACAGCGGAACTGGCCTCGTCCATCAAGCCCCAGCCTTTGGTGAAGTCGACTACGAAGTCCTGGCCAACGAGCAAGATCGCTTTGAACAAGGAGAAGGGCCATCGCTGATTTGTAGCGTCGGTCCCGATGGTAAGTTCACCGACGAAGCCCCCGACTACCAAGGACGCTGGGTCAAAGAAGCCGACAAAGACATCTCGCGCGAACTGAAAGAGCGTGGCATCCTATTCCTGCTCGATCAATACCTGCACGATTATCCCTTCTGCTGGCGGGCAGAAGACGATCCGCTCATCCAGTATCCGCGCGAAAGCTGGTTCATCCGCACGACCAAATTCAAAGACCAGATGTTGGCTAACAACCAGCAAATCAACTGGCTACCAGAACATATCCGCGACGGACGTTTCGGCAACTTCCTAGATAGCAACGTCGACTGGGCCCTCTCGCGCGAACGTTACTGGGGCACACCACTGCCGATCTGGGTTTGCCAGGAAACCGGCAAGGGAGAAGCGGTCGCCAGCTATGCCGAACTGCAAGAGAAGCCTGGTGCCACCGGTTTCGAGGTCTGGGAAAAGGCCAAAGCAGAAAACCCCGACTTAGTCGACGACTTGATGATCCACAAGCCGTACATCGACGAGATCACCTACGACTCGCCGTTTGCTGCAGGGGCACGAATGAAGCGTGTGCCGGAGGTGATCGACTGCTGGTACGACTCCGGGGCAATGCCGTTCGCCCAGTGGGGCTATCCGCATAAGGGGGAGAAAAACTTCGACGCCCAGTTCCCTGCCGACTTCATCAGCGAAGCCATCGATCAGACGCGAGGTTGGTTCTACAGCCAACTTGCGATCAGCACGCTGCTGTTCGGCAACGACGAAGAAGGCAAAACAAAACCGCACGCCTATCCGCATCCGTTCAAGAACTGCATCGTGCTTGGCTTGATGCTGGGCGAAGACGGGCAGAAGATGTCCAAAAGCAAGCGGAACTACCGCGAGCCGACGGAGATCTTCGATCGTTACGGGGCCGATGCGCTGCGGTGGTACCTGTATGCCAACCAGCCACCGTGGACCTCCATCCGCTACAACGAACAGTCGATCAAAGACAGCATTCCGGAGTTCCTCCTTCGCCTTTGGAACGTCTACAGCTTCTTCGTGATCTACGCCAACATCGACGGCTTCGAGCCGGAAAAATCGGTGACCGATCTTGCTGCCGGCCTGGCCAATCACTTCGACGGAGCTCAAGGAGCACGCCCGGTCGCCGAGCGGAGCGAACTTGATCGCTGGATTCTCAGCGAACTCAATCGCATGATCGAAACGGTTACTCACCGCATGGACGCCTACGACAACTACAACGCATGTGCTGCGATCAACGAGTTCGTCGACGGGCTTTCCAATTGGTACGTTCGCCGCAGTCGCGATCGTTTCTGGGCGAAAGACAAGCAGTCGGCTGACAAGCTGGATGCCTATTGGACGCTGTACGAATGCCTGCTGACTACCTGTCAGGTGATCGCCCCGTTCGTCCCGTTCCTTTCCGACACGCTGTGGCAAAACCTGGCGGGTGTATTCGGTGAAAAAGCCGCTTTGAGTGTTCACTTATGCGACTTCCCCGCAGTCGATACCAAGGCCATCGACACGCAGCTTTCCCAACGCATGGCCCTGCTGCGCGAGATCGCCTCGCTCGGTCGTCAGGCACGCATGAACGAGAAGCTCAAAGTTCGCCAACCGCTGTCAAAAGTGGAAGTCGTCCTGGCCGACAACACGCACTGCGACTGGCTCGAATCGCACAGTGCCCTGCTCTGCGAAGAACTGAACGTCAAAGAAGTCGCGTTCACGCAAGATGCCGACGAGTACATCAACTACCAAATCCAGCCCAACTTCAAACGGCTTGGCCCACGCGTTGGTAAACTCTTGCCAACCGTGAAAAAGATACTTGGCCAGACCGACGCCACTGCCCTTTTAAATACCCTGCAGACGGCTGGTGCCTTTACGCTGACCATCGAAGGAGAAGCCCTCACCTTCGATAACGAAGACATTCAAGTTCGCTTGACCGCCAAAGAAGGCTGGGCCGCCGCACAAGGAAAATTGTGCGTGGTGGTGCTCAATACCGAACTAACGCCAGAGCTGATCCAAGAAGGGTACATCAAAGACCTTGTGCGGCTGATCCAAGACAAGCGAAAAGAGCTGGACCTGGAATACACGGCCGAAATCGAGGTCGGAGTCGTCACGGAATCTGCCGATGTGAGTTCTGCGGTTGAGAAATTCACCGACTACATTCAAAGTGAAACACTGGCCACCAGCGTTCGCAGCCAAGCCATTGCTGATATCGAACCGATCACCACGACTATCGCTGACAGCGAAGTTCGCATTTACGTGAAACAAGCATGACGCAACCAGCGCCGATATTCACGAAGCACACTGCGGACAACCCGCTGAAAATTGCCGTGCTGATTTCAGGTGGCGGGACGACCTTGCGCAACCTGCTAGAGCGTATCGAACAGGACAAGCTCCCTTTGGAGGTGGTGTTAGTTGTTTCTAGCAGCCGTGCGGCAAAAGGAATGGTTTACGCCGAAGACGCGAACATCCCTTGCAAGATCGTCACGGTGCAAGACCACCCAGAGATCGCTGACTTCTCGGCCGACATCTTCCATGCCTGCCGTAAAGCAGGGGCCGAGTTGGTCGTCATGGGAGGCTTCCTGAAACAGGTTGCCATCCCCGCCGACTTCGAGAACCGAGTGGTCAACATCCACCCGTCGCTGATCCCTTCGTTCTGCGGCGCTGGTTTCTACGGCAGCCGCGTCCATATGGCCGTCCTCGAATATGGCGCGAAGGTCAGCGGTTGCACGGTTCATTTTGTCGACGATCACTACGATCACGGCCCCATCATCAGCCAGGCGGTCGTTGACGTTCTGCCTGACGATTCTCCTCAAACCTTGGCCGAGCGTGTTTTCGAAACCGAGTGCCAAGCCTACCCGGCCGCCATTACCGCCCTCGCGGAAGGTCGTGTCGCGATCGCTGGCCGCAAAGTCACCGTCTCACCTCGCTAAACGGCCTCGCAATTGCTAGCAGCCACAAGACTTGCGCTTTCGCATACGCGCCTTGCTGCGCACTACAATTACCCCAAAGCTCCTAAACATCGATGACAGCTTATTGAAAGAACTCTTTCACTGGATGACGTAATTCTTTCACTCAAAGATCTCTCAAGCCTTTTTCTGCCTCCAGAACCGGTTCCATTTATCCTAATCGTACGTTAAGTGGGGCATTTTTGCGTTTTAGCGAAGAAATAGGACGGCGTCAGGCCACAAAGATGTGAAATCTGAAAGAATTATGGCATCATCTGATTGATTGTTGGCAATTAGGAATGCATAATCTAGGTGTTTTAACTCGGTTGAGTTAACCACCTCTCTCAAGCCCCCAAGCTTCCCCACATGCAAGTGGACGTCCGACGAACACGACTTTTGGAATTGGTGCGAGCCCGTGGGTTCGCCTCGTTGCCAGAGCTCGCGCAAGAGTTGGAGGTTTCCGAATCGACCGTCCGGCGCGATGTGGAACAGTTGGAAGAAGCTGGGTCGGCTCGCAGGACGCACGGGGGAGTTTTTTATACCGGCCCTTCCCCCAACTTGCCCCACTTCGAGCTTCGCCACGAAATGCAGTGGAGCAAGAAACGGCAAATTGCTCGGGCTGCGGCGCAGCTGATCGAAGAAGGTGACACGGTCATCCTCGACGGTGGCAGCACAACTTACGAACTAGCTCAGATGCTGGTTGGACGCACCTTGCAGGTCGTGACCAATTCGTTGCCGGTGGCCAACCTATTTATGGCCAGCAGCACAACCGAATTGATCTTGTTGGGTGGTTACGTTCACAGCGCCACCGGCGTTTCGCTGGGGCCTTACGCGAACGAAATGATCTCGCGTCTAAGTGCCCGGCGAGCTGTTTTGAGCGTGGCCGGCATTACCCAACAAGGCCTGTACAACAGCAACCTCCTGCTCGTTGAAACCGAGCGGGCCATGATGAAAGCTGGCGGCGAGGTAATTATCGTTGCCGACAGCACCAAGTTTGGCCGACAAAGCTTGGCTCAAATGTGCGAACTATCCGAGGTCGACAAGCTCGTGGTGGATCACGAGATCTCGGAAAGTTGGCAACAACAAGTCCGCGACGCCAACGTAGAGTTGATTGTCGCTCCTGCCGAATTGGCCATCATCGAACGTCCGGTTTCCCACAAAGCCAGTTAACCCCGAATTGGGTTCCAAATAACGATGAGTTCCTCGCTCAACCTCGATCAA is a genomic window containing:
- the purN gene encoding phosphoribosylglycinamide formyltransferase gives rise to the protein MTQPAPIFTKHTADNPLKIAVLISGGGTTLRNLLERIEQDKLPLEVVLVVSSSRAAKGMVYAEDANIPCKIVTVQDHPEIADFSADIFHACRKAGAELVVMGGFLKQVAIPADFENRVVNIHPSLIPSFCGAGFYGSRVHMAVLEYGAKVSGCTVHFVDDHYDHGPIISQAVVDVLPDDSPQTLAERVFETECQAYPAAITALAEGRVAIAGRKVTVSPR
- the ileS gene encoding isoleucine--tRNA ligase, producing the protein MFESIPQHVSFPALETQILDYWQENQIYEKSLAARAGSKPFVFYEGPPTANGMPHPGHCLTRAIKDVFPRYRTMRGYYCERKAGWDTHGLPVEVEVCKELGIHSKEEIENYGVEPFIHKCQASVWRYMQEWERLTQRLGFWVNLEEAYVTYHKSYVESVWWSLKNLYDRGLLYQGHKIVWWWAQGGTALSSGEVGQGYRKVADPSVYVRFPLVDEEDTSLLVWTTTPWTLPSNQFAAVHPELTYATVQDEESGEKLIVAEALVETIAAKAKHNWKVIETQKGEALLGKRYRPPFDYYYKDLGNTLGTLKTGEKQHIAWRVVAADFVTIDSGTGLVHQAPAFGEVDYEVLANEQDRFEQGEGPSLICSVGPDGKFTDEAPDYQGRWVKEADKDISRELKERGILFLLDQYLHDYPFCWRAEDDPLIQYPRESWFIRTTKFKDQMLANNQQINWLPEHIRDGRFGNFLDSNVDWALSRERYWGTPLPIWVCQETGKGEAVASYAELQEKPGATGFEVWEKAKAENPDLVDDLMIHKPYIDEITYDSPFAAGARMKRVPEVIDCWYDSGAMPFAQWGYPHKGEKNFDAQFPADFISEAIDQTRGWFYSQLAISTLLFGNDEEGKTKPHAYPHPFKNCIVLGLMLGEDGQKMSKSKRNYREPTEIFDRYGADALRWYLYANQPPWTSIRYNEQSIKDSIPEFLLRLWNVYSFFVIYANIDGFEPEKSVTDLAAGLANHFDGAQGARPVAERSELDRWILSELNRMIETVTHRMDAYDNYNACAAINEFVDGLSNWYVRRSRDRFWAKDKQSADKLDAYWTLYECLLTTCQVIAPFVPFLSDTLWQNLAGVFGEKAALSVHLCDFPAVDTKAIDTQLSQRMALLREIASLGRQARMNEKLKVRQPLSKVEVVLADNTHCDWLESHSALLCEELNVKEVAFTQDADEYINYQIQPNFKRLGPRVGKLLPTVKKILGQTDATALLNTLQTAGAFTLTIEGEALTFDNEDIQVRLTAKEGWAAAQGKLCVVVLNTELTPELIQEGYIKDLVRLIQDKRKELDLEYTAEIEVGVVTESADVSSAVEKFTDYIQSETLATSVRSQAIADIEPITTTIADSEVRIYVKQA
- a CDS encoding DeoR/GlpR family DNA-binding transcription regulator, giving the protein MQVDVRRTRLLELVRARGFASLPELAQELEVSESTVRRDVEQLEEAGSARRTHGGVFYTGPSPNLPHFELRHEMQWSKKRQIARAAAQLIEEGDTVILDGGSTTYELAQMLVGRTLQVVTNSLPVANLFMASSTTELILLGGYVHSATGVSLGPYANEMISRLSARRAVLSVAGITQQGLYNSNLLLVETERAMMKAGGEVIIVADSTKFGRQSLAQMCELSEVDKLVVDHEISESWQQQVRDANVELIVAPAELAIIERPVSHKAS